A genomic region of Rhodanobacter sp. contains the following coding sequences:
- a CDS encoding SDR family NAD(P)-dependent oxidoreductase, translated as MPHASTAPLFDFHGWRVAVAGGSKGIGRSIALAFAEAGAAVSICARGAAALAATHDELAGFGHATHAARCDLGDANDIAGYIDAAADALDGLDVLVNNASGYGFGEDDEAWLANFNVDLMAAVRASRCALPYLQRSPHASILHTSSIAAFHPRRNGSAYAAMKAALSHYTTSQAAQLAGQRIRVNAIAPGSIEFADGLWDRRKREEPELYAATLARIPFGRYGKPEEIAHAALFLASPWAAWITGQTVCVDGGQGLSG; from the coding sequence ATGCCTCACGCATCCACCGCCCCGCTTTTCGACTTCCACGGCTGGCGCGTCGCCGTTGCCGGCGGCAGCAAGGGCATCGGCCGCAGCATCGCGCTGGCCTTCGCGGAAGCTGGCGCAGCCGTGTCGATCTGTGCGCGCGGCGCAGCGGCGCTCGCTGCCACGCACGACGAACTCGCCGGTTTCGGCCATGCGACGCATGCGGCCCGTTGCGACCTGGGCGATGCGAACGACATCGCCGGCTACATCGATGCCGCCGCCGATGCTCTGGACGGCCTCGACGTGCTGGTAAACAACGCCTCGGGCTACGGCTTCGGCGAGGACGACGAGGCCTGGCTGGCGAACTTCAACGTCGACCTGATGGCCGCCGTGCGCGCCTCGCGCTGCGCGTTGCCGTACCTGCAGCGCTCGCCGCACGCCAGCATCCTGCACACCAGTTCCATCGCCGCCTTCCATCCGCGCCGCAACGGTTCCGCCTATGCGGCGATGAAGGCCGCGCTCAGCCACTACACCACCTCGCAGGCCGCACAGTTGGCCGGGCAGCGCATCCGCGTCAATGCCATCGCGCCGGGCTCCATCGAGTTCGCCGACGGCCTGTGGGACCGGCGCAAGCGCGAAGAGCCCGAGCTGTACGCCGCCACGCTGGCCAGGATTCCCTTCGGCCGCTACGGCAAGCCGGAGGAAATCGCCCACGCCGCCCTGTTCCTCGCTTCGCCGTGGGCCGCCTGGATCACCGGCCAGACCGTGTGCGTGGACGGCGGCCAAGGTCTTTCAGGTTGA
- a CDS encoding DUF4190 domain-containing protein, translated as MSYQPPQRSTTSSMAIVSMVFGILAWVMLPFVGALIAVICGHLARGEIRRAPIDQRMEGDGMAIAGLVLGYVQLTLSVLATIFVIALLAFGFGFAHWH; from the coding sequence ATGAGCTACCAGCCGCCCCAACGCAGCACCACCAGTTCGATGGCCATCGTGAGCATGGTGTTCGGCATCCTCGCCTGGGTGATGCTGCCCTTCGTCGGCGCCCTGATCGCGGTGATCTGCGGCCACCTGGCACGCGGCGAAATCCGCCGCGCGCCCATCGACCAGCGCATGGAGGGCGACGGCATGGCCATCGCCGGGCTGGTGCTGGGCTACGTGCAACTGACGCTCAGCGTGCTGGCGACGATCTTCGTCATCGCACTGCTGGCGTTCGGTTTCGGCTTCGCGCATTGGCATTGA
- a CDS encoding PilX N-terminal domain-containing pilus assembly protein, translating to MQTLHARVRGLPARAGQRGVALAVALILLVVITLVGLAAVSGTMMQQRMSANFYDRAIAFQADEAAMRQAGLAIQKAAASAVAPAGFFDCSASSGNLCQSNPFNDPNVPSSNIFPVPTAAFNAGNMVASQPQYIVQYLGRFAVPIPNVKVISSCSGYGPCAPSQMADFYRITARSGDPSAIGDRAYVVLQSVFRE from the coding sequence ATGCAAACACTTCATGCACGAGTGCGAGGACTGCCCGCGCGCGCTGGCCAGCGTGGCGTGGCGTTGGCTGTGGCCTTGATCCTCCTGGTCGTGATTACGCTGGTCGGCCTCGCTGCCGTCAGCGGCACCATGATGCAGCAGAGAATGTCGGCTAATTTCTATGACCGAGCCATTGCGTTTCAGGCCGACGAGGCTGCGATGCGCCAGGCTGGCTTGGCGATACAGAAGGCTGCGGCGTCGGCAGTGGCGCCAGCAGGTTTCTTTGACTGCTCGGCCAGCAGCGGCAACCTCTGCCAGTCCAATCCGTTCAATGACCCCAATGTGCCGAGCAGCAACATCTTCCCCGTTCCGACGGCTGCGTTCAACGCAGGCAACATGGTGGCGAGCCAGCCGCAATACATCGTCCAGTATCTGGGGCGGTTCGCGGTGCCCATCCCCAACGTGAAGGTGATATCGAGCTGCTCCGGCTATGGGCCATGCGCTCCTTCGCAGATGGCGGATTTCTACCGCATCACTGCGCGCAGCGGCGATCCATCCGCGATCGGCGACCGTGCCTATGTGGTGTTGCAATCGGTGTTCCGGGAATAA
- a CDS encoding isochorismatase family protein has product MALTTLDPRTALIVIDMQKGIVQLPCAHPMPGVIERVAAITQAFRKHHAPVVLVNVAGGAPGRNEQPRRMDELPPDWAELIPELDAQAADHRVTKHTWGAFTGTGLHEHLQQLGVTQVVIVGVATSIGVESTARQAHELGYHVTLATDAMTDLNADAHANSVARIFPRLAETGSTAEVADLLARTRD; this is encoded by the coding sequence ATGGCATTGACCACGCTCGACCCACGCACCGCCCTGATCGTCATCGACATGCAGAAAGGCATCGTCCAGTTGCCCTGCGCGCATCCCATGCCTGGAGTGATCGAGCGCGTGGCGGCGATCACCCAGGCTTTCCGCAAACACCATGCGCCGGTGGTGCTGGTGAACGTGGCCGGCGGCGCGCCGGGCCGCAACGAGCAGCCAAGGCGGATGGACGAGCTGCCGCCGGACTGGGCCGAGCTGATCCCCGAGCTGGACGCGCAGGCCGCCGACCATCGCGTCACCAAGCACACCTGGGGCGCGTTCACCGGCACCGGCCTGCACGAGCATCTGCAGCAGCTCGGCGTCACCCAGGTGGTGATCGTGGGCGTGGCCACCAGCATCGGCGTGGAATCCACCGCGCGGCAGGCCCATGAACTGGGCTACCACGTCACCCTCGCCACCGACGCGATGACCGACCTGAACGCCGACGCGCACGCCAACAGCGTGGCGCGCATCTTCCCGCGGCTGGCCGAGACCGGCAGCACGGCCGAGGTCGCCGACCTGCTTGCGCGCACCCGCGACTGA
- a CDS encoding tetratricopeptide repeat protein, which translates to MSRARFARPLPIRRRAAARLALAMSLALAAGAACAQVSSSTQVPVPQDTPYPGTIGIHVDASDTRQGIFRVHETIPVQPGPLTLLYPQWIPGSHSPSGPIAMLAGLKLSANGKPVAWTRDKYDVYAFHLDVPAGTSSLDADFQYLSPRDGGYEMTDRMLMLEWDKVSLYPAGYYTRDIHVEPSVSLPQGWQFGSALETASQSGGDTTFKPVTYNTLVDSPMYAGRYFERVDLNPGSQAPVHLDIVADAPKYLVMTPEQLAQHRALVTQAVKLFGSHHYDHYDFLFSLSDVLAGNGLEHHQSSEDGMGADYFTAWADDAPNRDLLAHEYVHSWNGKFRRPADLWTPNFNVPMGDSLLWVYEGQTQYWGFVLTARAGLWTPEQFREALAMVAANYDRNRPGFQWRTLEDTTNDATAAHRSALPYRSWQMSEDYYSGGQMMWLSVDAKLRELTHDRKSLDDFARAFFGVDNGSFVTKTYTFDDVVAALDGVAKYDWADFLRTHAYALNPPLLDGLAAAGWKLVYTDQPSAYEKQYESRPESPRHIYNFAWSIGLTLAKDGSINDVRWGGPAFKAGVSTGATVVAVNGRDYSSEALKEAITAAKTDQAPIKLLLKFQGNLQTVAVDYHGGLQYPHLERIAGTPDYLDQIIAARK; encoded by the coding sequence ATGTCCCGTGCCCGCTTCGCGCGCCCGCTACCCATCCGTCGTCGTGCCGCCGCGCGGCTTGCCTTGGCCATGTCACTCGCGCTCGCCGCGGGCGCCGCTTGCGCGCAAGTGTCCTCCAGCACGCAGGTGCCGGTGCCGCAGGACACGCCGTATCCGGGCACCATCGGCATCCACGTCGATGCCAGCGACACGCGGCAGGGCATCTTCCGCGTGCACGAGACGATTCCGGTGCAGCCGGGGCCGTTGACCCTGCTGTATCCGCAATGGATTCCCGGCAGCCACTCGCCCAGCGGCCCGATCGCGATGCTGGCGGGGCTCAAGCTCAGCGCCAACGGCAAGCCGGTGGCGTGGACGCGCGACAAGTACGACGTCTACGCCTTCCATCTCGATGTGCCGGCCGGCACCAGCAGCCTCGACGCGGATTTCCAGTATCTGTCGCCGCGCGACGGCGGCTACGAGATGACCGACCGCATGCTGATGCTGGAGTGGGACAAGGTGTCGCTGTATCCGGCGGGCTATTACACCCGCGACATCCACGTCGAACCCAGCGTGAGCCTGCCGCAAGGCTGGCAGTTCGGCAGCGCGCTGGAGACGGCCTCGCAGTCGGGCGGCGACACCACGTTCAAGCCGGTGACCTACAACACGCTGGTCGACTCGCCGATGTACGCGGGGCGCTACTTCGAGCGGGTGGACCTCAACCCCGGCAGCCAGGCGCCGGTGCACCTCGACATCGTGGCCGATGCGCCGAAGTACCTGGTGATGACGCCGGAGCAGCTCGCGCAGCACCGTGCGCTGGTGACGCAGGCGGTGAAGCTGTTCGGCTCGCACCACTACGACCACTACGACTTCCTGTTCTCGCTCTCCGACGTGCTGGCCGGCAACGGCCTGGAGCACCACCAGTCGAGCGAGGACGGCATGGGCGCCGACTACTTCACCGCCTGGGCCGACGACGCGCCGAACCGCGACCTGCTGGCGCACGAGTACGTGCACTCGTGGAACGGCAAGTTCCGCCGCCCGGCCGACCTGTGGACGCCGAACTTCAACGTGCCGATGGGCGACTCGCTGCTGTGGGTGTACGAGGGCCAGACGCAGTACTGGGGCTTCGTGCTGACCGCGCGCGCCGGCCTGTGGACACCGGAGCAGTTCCGCGAGGCGCTGGCGATGGTGGCGGCCAACTACGACCGCAACCGCCCCGGCTTCCAGTGGCGCACGCTGGAGGACACCACCAACGACGCCACCGCCGCGCACCGTTCCGCGCTGCCGTACCGCAGCTGGCAGATGAGCGAGGACTACTACTCCGGCGGCCAGATGATGTGGCTGTCGGTGGACGCCAAGCTGCGCGAGCTTACCCACGACAGGAAGTCGCTGGACGATTTCGCGCGGGCCTTCTTCGGCGTGGACAACGGCAGCTTCGTGACGAAGACCTACACCTTCGACGACGTGGTCGCCGCGCTCGACGGCGTGGCCAAATACGACTGGGCAGACTTCCTGCGCACGCATGCCTATGCGTTGAATCCGCCGCTGCTGGACGGCCTTGCCGCCGCGGGCTGGAAGCTGGTCTACACCGACCAGCCGAGCGCCTACGAGAAGCAGTACGAAAGCCGGCCGGAATCGCCGCGGCACATCTACAACTTCGCCTGGTCGATCGGCCTGACGCTCGCGAAGGACGGCTCGATCAACGACGTGCGCTGGGGCGGTCCGGCGTTCAAGGCCGGCGTGAGCACCGGCGCCACCGTGGTGGCGGTGAACGGCCGCGACTACTCCAGCGAGGCATTGAAGGAGGCGATTACCGCAGCCAAGACCGACCAGGCGCCGATCAAGTTGCTGCTGAAGTTCCAGGGCAACCTGCAGACCGTGGCGGTGGACTACCACGGCGGCCTGCAGTACCCGCACCTGGAGCGCATCGCCGGCACGCCGGATTACCTCGACCAGATCATCGCGGCACGGAAGTAG
- a CDS encoding MFS transporter, whose protein sequence is MFGSLRIWNYRVWAGGALVSNVGTWMQRVAQDWLVLAILTRHNASAVGVVMALQFGPQLLLLPWSGYAADRFDRRKLLIATQAALGLLALGLGLVTIAGVVTLWQVYAFALLLGCVSAFDAPVRQVFVNELVGDEHLANAVALNSTSFNAARMIGPAVAGLLIAAVGCGWVFLINAASFAGVLASLAMLRVDQLHDGERKVRRVDGLAEGFRYVWRRPDLMAVLVMLFLIGTFGLNFPIFISTMSLTAFHGGAGKYGLLTSAFAVGSVGGALYSAYRSQPGMGVLCAASAVFGAGCLLAALAPDEGLFAAALVLTGLAALVFATGTNSLMQLTTAPAMRGRVMALRLAVAMGGTPLGAPVVGWIADHFGPRWALGVGAASGLAAMLVALRYMGGLRMRAAEAGA, encoded by the coding sequence ATGTTCGGCTCGCTGCGCATCTGGAACTACCGCGTGTGGGCCGGCGGCGCGCTGGTGTCCAACGTCGGCACCTGGATGCAGCGGGTGGCGCAGGACTGGCTGGTGCTCGCCATCCTCACCCGGCACAACGCCAGCGCGGTGGGCGTGGTGATGGCGCTGCAGTTCGGCCCGCAGTTGCTGTTGCTGCCGTGGAGCGGCTACGCCGCCGACCGCTTCGACCGGCGCAAGCTGCTGATCGCCACGCAGGCCGCGCTCGGCCTGCTGGCGCTGGGCCTGGGCCTGGTGACGATCGCCGGCGTGGTGACGCTATGGCAGGTCTATGCGTTTGCGCTGCTGCTCGGCTGCGTCTCCGCGTTCGACGCGCCGGTGCGGCAGGTGTTCGTCAACGAGCTGGTGGGCGACGAACACCTGGCCAACGCGGTGGCGCTCAACTCCACTTCGTTCAACGCCGCGCGCATGATCGGGCCGGCCGTGGCCGGCCTGCTGATCGCCGCCGTGGGCTGCGGCTGGGTGTTCCTGATCAACGCCGCCTCGTTCGCGGGCGTGCTGGCCTCGCTGGCCATGCTGCGGGTGGATCAATTGCACGACGGCGAGCGCAAGGTCCGCAGGGTCGACGGCCTCGCCGAGGGTTTCCGCTACGTATGGCGGCGGCCCGACCTGATGGCCGTGCTGGTGATGCTGTTCCTGATCGGCACGTTCGGCCTCAACTTCCCCATCTTCATCTCCACCATGTCGCTCACCGCGTTCCACGGCGGCGCCGGAAAGTATGGCCTGCTCACCTCCGCGTTCGCCGTCGGCTCGGTGGGCGGCGCCTTGTATTCGGCGTATCGCAGCCAGCCGGGCATGGGCGTGCTGTGCGCCGCTTCCGCCGTGTTCGGCGCAGGCTGCCTGCTGGCGGCGCTGGCGCCGGACGAAGGGCTGTTCGCCGCCGCCCTGGTGCTGACCGGCCTCGCCGCGCTGGTGTTCGCCACCGGCACCAACAGCCTGATGCAGCTCACCACGGCGCCGGCCATGCGCGGCCGCGTGATGGCGCTGCGCCTTGCCGTCGCCATGGGCGGCACGCCGCTCGGCGCGCCCGTCGTCGGCTGGATCGCCGATCACTTCGGCCCGCGCTGGGCGCTGGGCGTCGGCGCCGCATCGGGACTGGCCGCGATGCTGGTGGCGTTGCGCTACATGGGCGGCCTGCGGATGCGAGCGGCGGAAGCGGGCGCCTGA
- a CDS encoding helix-turn-helix transcriptional regulator, with amino-acid sequence MPTESLSNEVRLLRFLAQDMTQAELGKRVGLTRQTIAAIEQGRYSPSLEVAFRIADVFGKRLDEVFHWHPGGASDAAG; translated from the coding sequence TTGCCTACTGAGTCGCTCAGCAACGAAGTACGCCTGCTGCGCTTCCTGGCACAGGACATGACGCAGGCCGAGTTGGGTAAACGCGTGGGCCTCACGCGCCAGACCATCGCCGCCATCGAACAAGGGCGCTATTCGCCGTCGCTGGAAGTGGCCTTCCGTATCGCCGACGTGTTCGGCAAGCGGCTGGACGAGGTGTTCCACTGGCATCCGGGCGGCGCCAGCGACGCCGCCGGCTGA
- a CDS encoding class I SAM-dependent methyltransferase → MNKLHSTERFSDRVADYVRYRPDYPAAMLDWLHREQGVTPAWKVADVGAGTGISCKLFLDAGHDVTAVEPNTAMRGAALAWLGGNPRFRAVEGTSDATHLPDGSVDLVTVAQAFHWFDPASTRREFARILRPGGLAAIFWNSRRLTGTPFLEGYEALLQRYGTDYTSVAERYADDDSMRAWFGAGWRGTVRFEHKQLLDFDALRGRLMSSSYAPKEGHPQHAPMIAALRELFERCAQDGRISFDYDTRIIVGTLD, encoded by the coding sequence ATGAACAAACTGCACAGCACCGAACGCTTCAGCGACCGCGTCGCCGACTACGTGCGCTATCGTCCCGACTACCCCGCCGCGATGCTGGACTGGCTGCACCGCGAACAAGGCGTCACGCCTGCGTGGAAGGTAGCGGACGTGGGCGCGGGCACCGGCATCTCCTGCAAGCTGTTCCTCGATGCCGGCCACGACGTGACCGCGGTGGAGCCGAACACGGCGATGCGCGGCGCGGCGCTCGCGTGGCTGGGCGGCAACCCGCGCTTCCGCGCTGTCGAAGGCACGTCCGACGCCACCCACCTGCCCGACGGCAGCGTCGACCTGGTGACGGTGGCACAGGCCTTCCACTGGTTCGACCCCGCTTCCACGCGGCGCGAGTTCGCGCGCATCCTGCGCCCCGGCGGTCTCGCCGCGATCTTCTGGAACTCGCGCCGGCTCACCGGCACGCCCTTCCTCGAAGGCTACGAGGCGCTGCTGCAGCGCTACGGCACCGACTACACCAGCGTGGCCGAACGCTACGCCGACGACGACAGCATGCGCGCGTGGTTCGGCGCCGGCTGGCGCGGCACCGTGCGTTTCGAGCACAAACAACTGCTGGATTTCGACGCGCTGCGCGGCCGCCTGATGTCGTCTTCCTACGCGCCGAAGGAAGGCCATCCGCAGCACGCGCCGATGATCGCCGCGTTGCGCGAACTGTTCGAGCGCTGCGCGCAGGACGGCCGCATCAGCTTCGACTACGACACGCGCATCATCGTCGGCACCCTGGATTGA
- a CDS encoding aldehyde dehydrogenase family protein, whose product MSHNILSALGLAETNSGTYLGNGEWSKTTDAGVLEPVNPTTGEVLGRVHASSQADYDTIVERAQAAFKVWRTTPAPRRGEAIRLCADALRAHKDALGSLVALEMGKSKPEGDGEVQEMIDIGDFAVGLSRQLYGLTMHSERPGHRMYEQWHPIGLVGIISAFNFPVAVWAWNSFIAAICGDISLWKPSPKTPLSAIASMKICNEALTKAGFPDLFFLFNDAGSELAQQFVDDKRVALISFTGSTKVGRHVGERVAKRMGRSLLELGGNNAIIVDETADLKLAIPAIVFGAVGTAGQRCTTTRRLIVHESVYDEVLAKLVTAYKQVEGKIGDPTDPANLMGPLNSKEGVAAYLDAIAKAKAAGGTVETGGAAIERPGNFVLPAIVTGLTNDAEIVQHETFAPILYVMKYRDLADAIDMQNAVPQGLSSSIFTTNLKRAEAFLSAAGSDCGIANVNIGTSGAEIGGAFGGEKETGGGRESGSTAWQAYMRRQTNTINYSDSLPLAQGIKFDL is encoded by the coding sequence ATGTCGCACAACATCCTCTCCGCACTCGGCCTGGCCGAGACGAATTCCGGCACCTACCTCGGCAACGGCGAGTGGTCGAAGACCACGGACGCCGGCGTGCTGGAGCCGGTGAACCCGACCACTGGCGAGGTGCTGGGCCGCGTGCACGCGTCGTCGCAGGCCGACTACGACACCATCGTCGAGCGCGCCCAGGCCGCCTTCAAGGTGTGGCGCACCACGCCGGCGCCGCGCCGCGGCGAGGCGATCCGCCTGTGCGCCGACGCGCTGCGCGCGCACAAGGATGCGCTGGGTTCGCTGGTGGCGTTGGAGATGGGCAAGTCCAAGCCGGAAGGCGACGGCGAAGTGCAGGAGATGATCGACATCGGCGACTTCGCCGTGGGCCTGTCGCGCCAGTTGTACGGCCTGACCATGCACAGCGAGCGCCCCGGCCACCGCATGTACGAGCAGTGGCACCCGATCGGCCTGGTCGGCATCATCAGCGCGTTCAACTTCCCGGTGGCGGTGTGGGCGTGGAACAGCTTCATCGCGGCGATCTGCGGCGACATCAGCCTCTGGAAGCCCTCGCCTAAGACCCCGCTGTCCGCCATCGCCTCGATGAAGATCTGCAACGAGGCGCTCACGAAGGCCGGCTTCCCCGACCTGTTCTTCCTGTTCAACGACGCCGGCAGCGAGCTGGCGCAGCAGTTCGTGGACGACAAGCGCGTGGCGCTGATCTCGTTCACCGGCAGCACCAAGGTGGGCCGCCACGTCGGCGAGCGCGTGGCCAAGCGCATGGGCCGTTCGCTGCTGGAGCTTGGCGGCAACAACGCCATCATCGTGGACGAGACCGCCGACCTGAAGCTGGCGATCCCGGCCATCGTGTTCGGCGCGGTGGGCACCGCCGGCCAGCGCTGCACCACCACGCGCCGCCTGATCGTGCACGAGTCGGTGTACGACGAGGTGCTGGCCAAGCTGGTCACCGCTTACAAGCAGGTGGAAGGCAAGATCGGCGACCCCACCGACCCGGCCAACCTGATGGGCCCGCTCAACAGCAAGGAAGGCGTGGCCGCCTACCTCGACGCCATCGCCAAGGCCAAGGCCGCGGGCGGCACGGTGGAAACCGGCGGCGCCGCCATCGAGCGCCCCGGCAACTTCGTGCTGCCGGCCATCGTCACCGGCCTCACCAACGACGCCGAGATCGTGCAGCACGAGACCTTCGCGCCGATCCTGTACGTGATGAAGTACCGCGACCTCGCCGACGCCATCGACATGCAGAACGCGGTGCCGCAGGGCCTGTCGTCCTCGATCTTCACCACCAACCTGAAGCGCGCGGAAGCCTTCCTGTCCGCCGCCGGCAGCGACTGCGGCATCGCCAACGTCAACATCGGTACCTCGGGTGCGGAGATCGGCGGCGCGTTCGGCGGCGAGAAGGAAACCGGCGGCGGCCGCGAGTCGGGTTCGACCGCATGGCAGGCCTACATGCGCCGCCAGACCAACACCATCAACTACTCCGATTCGCTGCCGCTGGCGCAGGGCATCAAGTTCGATCTGTAA
- the murB gene encoding UDP-N-acetylmuramate dehydrogenase gives MPVERTDMGGYTLSENASLAARNTLRVNARAKLLAELRDASKLPELLGFPAVRNRPLLVLGEGSNLLLAGDFDGTVLAMETRGVQVELDGDVARIAVAAGERWDDFVRWSLGQGYVGLENLILIPGTVGAAPIQNIGAYGTEVAEFIESVEAWDTREHRVAQLDRASCAFGYRNSLFKHEPGRYIVTAVRFALPRSHELRLDYAGIREELARMGVERPAPFHVAEAVVRLRTRKLPAPAVIGNAGSFFKNPLVDAAQAEALKREHPELPAWPQADGHSKLSAAWLIEAAGLKGQRDGDAGISSRHALVLVNHGHASGGELWAFAQKVIAAVHAKFGVRLEPEPVVVGG, from the coding sequence ATGCCCGTTGAGCGCACCGACATGGGCGGCTACACGCTCAGCGAGAACGCCTCGCTCGCCGCGCGCAACACGCTGCGCGTGAACGCGCGCGCGAAGCTGCTGGCCGAACTGCGCGACGCCAGCAAACTGCCCGAGCTGCTGGGCTTTCCGGCCGTGCGCAACAGGCCGCTGCTGGTGCTGGGCGAAGGCAGCAACCTGCTGCTCGCCGGCGACTTCGACGGCACCGTGCTGGCGATGGAAACGCGCGGCGTGCAGGTGGAATTGGACGGCGACGTCGCGCGCATCGCGGTGGCCGCCGGCGAGCGCTGGGACGACTTCGTGCGCTGGTCACTGGGCCAGGGTTACGTCGGGCTGGAAAACCTGATCCTGATCCCCGGCACCGTCGGCGCGGCGCCGATCCAGAACATCGGCGCCTACGGCACCGAAGTGGCCGAATTCATCGAGAGCGTGGAAGCCTGGGACACCCGCGAACACCGCGTGGCCCAGCTCGACCGCGCCAGCTGCGCCTTCGGCTACCGCAACTCGCTGTTCAAGCACGAGCCCGGCCGCTACATCGTCACCGCCGTGCGTTTCGCCCTGCCCCGCTCGCACGAACTGCGCCTCGACTACGCCGGCATCCGCGAGGAACTCGCGCGCATGGGCGTGGAGCGGCCCGCACCGTTCCACGTCGCCGAGGCCGTGGTGCGCCTGCGCACGCGCAAGCTGCCCGCCCCCGCGGTGATCGGCAACGCCGGCAGCTTCTTCAAGAACCCGCTGGTCGACGCCGCGCAGGCCGAAGCGCTGAAGCGCGAACACCCGGAACTCCCCGCGTGGCCGCAGGCCGACGGCCACAGCAAGCTCTCCGCCGCGTGGCTGATCGAAGCCGCCGGCCTCAAGGGCCAGCGCGATGGCGACGCCGGAATATCCAGCCGGCACGCGCTGGTACTGGTGAACCACGGCCACGCCAGCGGCGGCGAACTGTGGGCCTTCGCACAGAAGGTGATCGCCGCCGTGCATGCCAAATTCGGCGTGCGCCTGGAGCCCGAGCCGGTGGTGGTTGGCGGTTGA
- a CDS encoding quinone-dependent dihydroorotate dehydrogenase gives MYDLLRPLLFALDAETAHGLTLYGLDVAHRSELMRFVARPANELPVEAFGIRFPNPVGLAAGLDKNADHLDALGALGFGFVEVGTVTPRPQAGNPKPRLFRLPQHEAIINRMGFNNAGVDALVRNVDKASYRGVLGINIGKNKDTPNEHAVDDYLLCLERVYERAGYITVNISSPNTQGLRDLQEEATLRRFVATLRERQEQLGSQSGTRKPMLLKIAPDLSEHEQDGIAETLLATGIDGVICTNTTIDHSLVADDPHGNEVGGLSGRPLFALSTDVLRGMRRRLGERVPIVGVGGILDGSEAAEKIDAGAALVQLYSGLIYRGPRLIAECVDEIRRQQEGPHAR, from the coding sequence ATGTACGACTTGCTCCGCCCCTTGCTGTTCGCGCTGGACGCCGAGACCGCGCACGGCCTCACCCTGTACGGCCTGGACGTGGCCCATCGCAGCGAGTTAATGCGCTTCGTCGCCAGGCCCGCTAACGAGCTTCCGGTGGAAGCCTTCGGCATCCGCTTCCCGAATCCGGTCGGCCTGGCCGCGGGCCTGGACAAGAACGCCGACCACCTCGATGCGCTGGGCGCGCTGGGCTTCGGCTTCGTCGAGGTGGGCACGGTGACGCCGCGACCGCAGGCGGGCAACCCGAAGCCGCGGCTGTTCCGCTTGCCGCAACACGAGGCCATCATCAACCGCATGGGCTTCAACAACGCGGGTGTCGACGCGCTCGTGCGCAACGTGGACAAGGCCAGCTACCGCGGTGTGCTCGGCATCAACATCGGCAAGAACAAGGACACGCCGAACGAGCACGCGGTGGACGATTACCTGCTGTGCCTGGAGCGCGTGTATGAGCGCGCCGGCTACATCACGGTGAACATCTCCTCGCCCAACACGCAGGGCCTGCGCGACCTGCAGGAAGAGGCCACGCTGCGCCGCTTCGTCGCCACGCTGCGCGAGCGGCAGGAACAGCTCGGTTCGCAAAGCGGCACGCGCAAGCCGATGCTGCTGAAGATCGCGCCCGACCTGTCCGAACACGAACAGGACGGCATCGCCGAAACCCTGCTCGCCACCGGCATCGACGGCGTGATCTGCACCAATACCACCATCGACCATTCGCTGGTGGCGGACGATCCGCACGGCAACGAAGTCGGCGGCCTGTCCGGCCGACCGCTGTTCGCGCTCTCCACCGACGTGCTGCGCGGCATGCGCCGACGCCTCGGCGAACGCGTACCCATCGTGGGCGTGGGCGGCATCCTCGACGGCAGCGAAGCGGCCGAAAAAATCGACGCCGGCGCCGCCCTGGTGCAGCTCTACTCCGGACTGATCTACCGCGGCCCGCGCCTGATTGCCGAATGCGTGGACGAAATCCGCCGCCAGCAGGAGGGTCCACATGCCCGTTGA